In the genome of Cupriavidus taiwanensis, one region contains:
- a CDS encoding DUF58 domain-containing protein produces the protein MAARKGVLGGTPRLAPRRAASRRPAGGAGGVVLLDRRHLYILPTRGGVGFAVVLAAMLMTSLNYNISLGFALTFMLAGIGMSCMWLAYRNLLDLAVAAGPVAAVHAGEDAIFHVRVDSRGGDARVGIEARLPAMPEVAAATLTLDANASGMLALHVPATRRGRLALSRVTIASRFPFGLFHVWSHADLEMSTLVYPAPEADAPPPPPAHRPDDGDDAHAAASTTHSEDGIDQLRRYRSGDPLHRIAWKHSARTGRWLSRAGDPPRQPARWLDWHALPAGMGAGARLSRLCAWLLAAGDEVEIGLCLPGIELPPARGASHRRACLEALALWPQRPGTARAAEPA, from the coding sequence ATGGCGGCGCGCAAGGGCGTGCTCGGCGGCACGCCACGCCTCGCACCGCGCCGCGCCGCAAGCCGGCGTCCTGCTGGTGGCGCTGGCGGCGTGGTGCTGCTGGACCGCCGCCATCTCTATATCCTGCCCACGCGCGGCGGGGTCGGCTTTGCGGTGGTGCTGGCCGCGATGCTGATGACCTCGCTCAACTACAACATCAGCCTCGGCTTTGCGCTGACCTTCATGCTCGCCGGTATCGGCATGTCATGCATGTGGCTGGCCTACCGCAACCTGCTCGATCTCGCCGTCGCCGCGGGGCCGGTGGCGGCGGTCCATGCCGGGGAGGACGCGATCTTCCACGTGCGCGTCGACAGCCGCGGTGGCGACGCACGCGTCGGCATCGAAGCGCGCCTGCCCGCCATGCCGGAAGTCGCCGCCGCGACGCTGACGCTCGATGCCAATGCCAGCGGCATGCTGGCGCTGCATGTGCCAGCGACACGGCGCGGCCGCCTGGCGCTGTCGCGCGTGACGATCGCCAGCCGCTTTCCGTTCGGCCTGTTCCATGTCTGGAGCCATGCGGACCTGGAAATGTCGACGCTGGTCTACCCCGCGCCGGAAGCCGACGCACCACCACCGCCGCCCGCGCACCGCCCCGACGATGGCGACGACGCGCACGCTGCCGCCAGCACCACGCACAGCGAAGACGGCATCGACCAGCTGCGCCGCTACCGCAGCGGCGACCCGCTGCACCGCATCGCCTGGAAGCACAGCGCGCGCACCGGCCGCTGGCTCAGCCGCGCCGGCGATCCGCCGCGGCAGCCGGCGCGCTGGCTGGACTGGCACGCGCTGCCCGCCGGCATGGGGGCCGGGGCCCGGCTGTCGCGGCTGTGCGCGTGGCTGCTTGCCGCCGGCGACGAAGTCGAGATCGGCCTGTGCCTGCCCGGCATCGAACTGCCGCCGGCGCGCGGCGCCAGCCACCGGCGCGCCTGCCTCGAGGCGCTGGCCTTGTGGCCGCAGCGCCCTGGCACAGCGCGCGCTGCGGAACCCGCATGA
- a CDS encoding AAA family ATPase produces the protein MTARPRIVASLAEAQAQLGRIVLGKPQQVRLALACMLARGHLLLEDVPGVGKTTLAYALARTLGLHYQRVQFTSDLLPADLIGVSVFVRDAGEFRFHRGPVFAQVVLADEINRAPPKTQSALLEAMAEGQVTHDGATHPLPSPFFVIATQNPLEQIGTHALPESQLDRFTMRLSLGYPDPAFERVLYLGGASAAELPPVMDGSQVLALQEAAAQVYASPALVDYVLALVQATRSHGGFAAGLSPRAGLALLACARAWALLAQRDLVLPEDVQAVFMAVATHRLLPAGAGGHAAVDGQLAALLAGVAIP, from the coding sequence GTGACTGCACGCCCCCGCATCGTCGCTTCGCTGGCGGAGGCCCAGGCCCAGCTGGGCCGCATTGTCCTTGGCAAGCCACAACAGGTGCGGCTGGCGCTGGCCTGCATGCTGGCACGGGGTCACCTGCTGCTGGAAGATGTGCCGGGTGTGGGCAAGACCACGCTGGCGTATGCGCTGGCGCGCACGCTGGGGCTGCACTACCAGCGCGTGCAGTTCACCAGCGACCTGTTGCCGGCCGACCTGATCGGGGTGTCGGTCTTTGTTCGCGACGCCGGCGAATTCCGCTTCCACCGCGGCCCCGTGTTCGCGCAGGTGGTGCTGGCCGACGAGATCAACCGCGCGCCGCCCAAGACCCAGAGCGCGCTGCTCGAGGCAATGGCCGAGGGGCAGGTGACGCATGACGGCGCCACGCATCCGCTGCCGTCGCCGTTTTTCGTCATCGCCACGCAGAACCCGCTGGAGCAGATCGGCACCCATGCGCTGCCCGAATCCCAGCTGGACCGCTTCACCATGCGGCTGTCGCTGGGCTACCCGGACCCCGCCTTCGAGCGCGTGCTGTACCTGGGCGGCGCCAGCGCGGCGGAACTGCCGCCGGTGATGGATGGCAGCCAGGTGCTGGCGCTGCAGGAAGCGGCCGCGCAGGTGTACGCCAGCCCGGCGCTGGTCGACTACGTGCTGGCGCTGGTGCAGGCCACGCGCAGCCACGGCGGCTTTGCCGCGGGGCTGTCGCCGCGCGCCGGGCTGGCGCTGCTGGCCTGCGCGCGCGCCTGGGCGCTGCTGGCCCAGCGTGACCTGGTGCTGCCCGAAGACGTGCAGGCGGTGTTCATGGCCGTGGCCACGCACCGCCTGTTACCGGCCGGCGCCGGCGGCCACGCCGCCGTCGATGGCCAGCTGGCCGCGCTGCTGGCCGGCGTGGCGATTCCCTGA
- a CDS encoding phytanoyl-CoA dioxygenase family protein translates to MTSLDPCADLPASTLSADAGALPRLVQAFHANGFVILRGFADEPACAALEAVTRQHLAAAVPPVEFEADLGYPGAPATRDAAGGGTVRRLRQAYGRDAVFRRWASDPKLVAVVQALLGEPARITLAHHNCVMTKHPHYGSQTGWHRDTRYWSFARPELVTVWLALGDEDERNGVLRVIPGSHQARLEPGQLDPAEFLIEAHPASQPLLDAAQPLVLHRGDVLCFDSRLFHAAGRNASNAVKLSVAFAYFGASNRPLDGTRSAEFGSVELPAVV, encoded by the coding sequence ATGACCTCGCTGGATCCCTGCGCCGACCTGCCCGCTTCCACCTTGTCCGCCGACGCCGGCGCGCTGCCGCGCCTGGTGCAGGCCTTCCATGCCAACGGTTTCGTGATCCTGCGCGGCTTTGCCGACGAGCCGGCGTGCGCGGCGCTGGAGGCGGTGACGCGCCAGCATCTCGCCGCAGCGGTACCGCCGGTGGAGTTCGAGGCCGACCTCGGCTATCCGGGCGCCCCGGCCACGCGCGACGCCGCCGGCGGCGGCACGGTCAGGCGCCTGCGCCAGGCCTACGGGCGCGATGCGGTGTTCCGCCGCTGGGCCAGCGATCCCAAGCTGGTGGCGGTGGTGCAGGCCTTGCTGGGCGAGCCCGCGCGCATCACGCTGGCGCATCACAACTGCGTGATGACCAAGCACCCGCACTACGGCAGCCAGACCGGCTGGCACCGCGATACCCGCTACTGGTCGTTTGCGCGGCCGGAACTGGTGACGGTGTGGCTGGCGCTGGGCGACGAGGACGAGCGCAATGGCGTGCTGCGCGTCATCCCGGGTTCGCACCAGGCCAGGCTCGAGCCCGGCCAGCTGGACCCAGCCGAATTCCTGATCGAAGCCCACCCGGCCAGCCAGCCGCTGCTGGATGCCGCGCAGCCGCTGGTGCTGCATCGTGGCGATGTGCTGTGTTTCGACAGCCGGCTGTTCCACGCGGCCGGCCGCAATGCGTCCAACGCGGTCAAGCTGTCGGTGGCGTTCGCGTATTTCGGCGCCAGCAACCGGCCGCTGGATGGCACGCGCTCGGCCGAGTTCGGCAGCGTCGAGCTGCCCGCGGTGGTCTGA
- a CDS encoding IclR family transcriptional regulator translates to MASPTDSRQTPPPASPTADSAAAPEKPSDSYVQSFARGLSVIRAFNAQHPAQTLTEIAQASGLTRAGARRILLTLVGLGYVQADGRLFRLTPKILDLGFAYLTSMPFWNLAEPIMETLSQQVHESCSISVLDGTEIVYVLRVPARKIMTINLSIGSRLPAYCSSMGRVLLAGLSEPELDSVLRATDLRARTGRTVTDVDALKAIVADIRQRGWALNDQELEEGLVSLAAPIRNRAGHTIAAINISGQANRTSAQEMLERFLPPLLEASEKISGLVGLRT, encoded by the coding sequence ATGGCCAGTCCCACCGATTCCCGCCAGACCCCGCCGCCAGCATCGCCGACCGCCGACAGCGCCGCCGCGCCCGAAAAGCCGAGCGACAGCTATGTGCAGTCCTTTGCACGCGGGCTGTCGGTGATCCGGGCCTTCAACGCGCAGCACCCGGCCCAGACCCTGACCGAAATCGCCCAGGCCAGCGGCCTGACACGCGCCGGCGCGCGCCGCATCCTGCTGACGCTGGTGGGGCTGGGCTATGTGCAGGCCGACGGGCGCCTGTTCCGGCTCACGCCCAAGATCCTGGACCTGGGCTTCGCCTACCTGACCTCGATGCCGTTCTGGAACCTGGCCGAGCCAATCATGGAGACGCTGTCGCAGCAGGTCCATGAAAGCTGCTCGATCTCGGTGCTGGACGGCACCGAGATCGTCTACGTGCTGCGCGTGCCGGCGCGCAAGATCATGACCATCAACCTGTCGATCGGCAGCCGCCTGCCGGCGTATTGCTCTTCGATGGGACGGGTGCTCTTGGCCGGGCTGAGCGAGCCCGAGCTCGACAGCGTGCTGCGCGCCACCGACCTGCGCGCGCGCACCGGGCGCACCGTGACCGACGTGGACGCGCTCAAGGCCATCGTCGCCGATATCCGCCAGCGCGGCTGGGCCCTGAACGACCAGGAGCTGGAGGAAGGGCTGGTGTCGCTCGCCGCGCCGATCCGCAACCGCGCCGGCCACACCATCGCCGCCATCAACATCAGCGGCCAGGCCAACCGCACCAGCGCGCAGGAGATGCTGGAGCGCTTCCTGCCGCCGCTGCTCGAAGCCTCCGAGAAGATTTCCGGGCTGGTCGGGCTGCGCACCTGA
- a CDS encoding MFS transporter, with protein sequence MQQTPVQAGSDALAPAVPAIPAPAAPGIKTSQRPRMQIASHPEMGHWRLSLFGLTLGLVTGIDFSSTLMMGVASQHIQGGVGAAPEDYLYAISAYAATAVLMNMVLDQLARRITYKRFTMVSLLVFIAGSLICAEFASPAGLIGGKAVQGLGAGGLFAASRILVQLVSTPAERAPLMLRFGGGAFSMLAITPWLTSIFLDDIGWRAVFLFQAGIALPVLLSVALTYPTRAPRDPHPPVSTLDWTAAIAAALGALVFLHTLQEMRYTRFFSSLEMPLAALCGVALFAFSGWRLYRHPDPWIDFSRLAGRQYLYGLGFYTLYYLLSSAWSFLLPTLTQTGLGLTFRTTCMLLSTSGTVSAIGAIVITLGMALVFRKRRVIAAGFIVYACAAMLLSAQLMPGAPDYALVPVVLLEGLTPVLLMVQVASMTYLEVPVEDFSHAYQFKNVCKQIASAMGTGLASVFMQDGLAQHRTHLVEHITRFNPALQMPDALSAAGLAKLSQEVDRQATLLAGMDLLHGFAALCVAGAVFVLVQRSFR encoded by the coding sequence ATGCAACAAACGCCTGTCCAGGCTGGATCGGACGCGCTAGCCCCCGCCGTTCCAGCCATCCCCGCCCCCGCCGCCCCCGGCATCAAGACCTCCCAGCGCCCGCGCATGCAGATCGCCAGTCACCCCGAGATGGGTCACTGGCGTCTTTCATTGTTCGGCCTGACGCTGGGTCTGGTGACCGGCATCGACTTCTCTTCCACGCTGATGATGGGCGTGGCCAGCCAGCATATCCAGGGCGGCGTCGGTGCCGCGCCGGAAGACTACCTGTACGCGATCTCGGCCTACGCCGCCACCGCGGTGCTGATGAACATGGTGCTCGACCAGCTCGCGCGCCGCATCACGTACAAGCGCTTCACCATGGTGTCGCTGCTGGTCTTCATCGCCGGCTCGCTGATCTGCGCGGAGTTTGCCAGCCCAGCCGGGCTAATCGGCGGCAAGGCAGTGCAGGGGCTGGGCGCGGGCGGCCTGTTCGCCGCCTCGCGCATCCTGGTCCAGCTGGTGTCGACGCCGGCCGAGCGCGCCCCGCTGATGCTGCGTTTCGGCGGCGGCGCGTTTTCGATGCTGGCGATCACGCCCTGGCTGACCAGCATCTTCCTGGACGATATCGGCTGGCGCGCAGTGTTCCTGTTCCAGGCCGGCATTGCGCTGCCGGTGCTGCTGTCGGTGGCGCTGACCTACCCCACGCGCGCGCCGCGCGATCCGCACCCGCCGGTGTCGACGCTGGACTGGACCGCCGCCATCGCCGCCGCGCTGGGCGCGCTGGTCTTTCTGCATACGCTGCAGGAAATGCGCTACACGCGCTTCTTCAGTTCGCTGGAAATGCCGCTGGCCGCGCTGTGCGGCGTGGCGCTGTTTGCCTTCAGCGGCTGGCGGCTGTATCGGCATCCGGACCCATGGATCGACTTCTCGCGCCTGGCGGGGCGCCAGTACCTGTACGGGCTGGGCTTCTACACGCTGTACTACCTGCTGTCGTCGGCGTGGTCGTTCCTGCTGCCGACGCTGACGCAGACCGGGCTGGGGCTGACCTTCCGCACCACCTGCATGCTGCTGTCGACCAGCGGCACGGTCTCCGCCATCGGCGCCATCGTGATCACGCTGGGCATGGCGCTGGTGTTCCGCAAGCGGCGCGTGATCGCGGCCGGCTTTATCGTCTACGCGTGCGCGGCGATGCTGCTGTCGGCCCAGCTGATGCCGGGCGCGCCGGACTACGCGCTGGTGCCGGTGGTGCTGCTCGAAGGGCTGACGCCGGTGCTGCTGATGGTGCAGGTGGCGTCGATGACCTATCTGGAAGTGCCGGTCGAGGATTTCTCGCACGCCTACCAGTTCAAGAACGTGTGCAAGCAGATCGCCTCGGCGATGGGCACCGGGCTGGCGAGCGTGTTCATGCAGGACGGCCTGGCGCAGCACCGCACCCACCTGGTCGAGCACATCACCCGCTTCAACCCGGCGCTGCAGATGCCCGATGCGCTGTCCGCGGCGGGACTGGCCAAACTGTCGCAGGAAGTCGACCGGCAGGCGACGCTGCTCGCCGGCATGGACCTGCTGCATGGCTTTGCCGCGCTGTGCGTGGCGGGGGCGGTGTTCGTGCTGGTGCAGCGCAGCTTCCGCTAA
- a CDS encoding LysR family transcriptional regulator translates to MNETIQWNDWEAFCCVVEQGTFTAAAEQLDCPKSRVSAAVARLETAIGAKLLERTTRRMRLTDAGKAVYRDVAPLFARLREIRQETLAREERVQGVLRIATPYEFGAQQLGGVICRTLAAHPALDVAVEITQGLVDPIRDGFDVAFVIVDADLPDSGTVARRIYHVERGLFAAPALAASLPAQLRPEDLANMPTLTTPGDTVWEFTRDGQTVSVPIRPRMQTHNAELRLQGALAGLGIARLSVIYCEAEVAQGRLVRVLPDYPLPPLRVFALLPDRRLQPRKVRAFMEAIESMMVSELPPEGDAEAARDGGLDAAADGLAPGEARTAG, encoded by the coding sequence GTGAACGAAACAATCCAATGGAATGACTGGGAGGCGTTCTGCTGCGTGGTCGAGCAGGGCACGTTCACGGCCGCGGCGGAGCAGCTCGACTGTCCCAAGTCGCGCGTGTCGGCCGCCGTGGCGCGGCTGGAAACCGCCATCGGCGCCAAGTTGCTGGAGCGCACCACGCGGCGCATGCGCCTCACCGATGCCGGCAAGGCGGTCTATCGCGACGTTGCGCCGCTGTTTGCGCGGCTGCGCGAGATCCGCCAGGAAACGCTGGCGCGCGAGGAGCGCGTGCAGGGCGTGCTTCGCATCGCCACCCCCTATGAATTCGGCGCGCAGCAGCTGGGCGGCGTGATCTGCCGCACGCTGGCGGCACACCCCGCGCTGGATGTGGCGGTGGAAATCACCCAGGGCCTGGTCGACCCGATCCGCGACGGCTTCGACGTGGCCTTTGTCATCGTCGACGCCGACCTGCCAGACTCCGGCACGGTGGCGCGCCGGATCTACCACGTCGAACGCGGCCTGTTCGCCGCGCCGGCGTTGGCGGCCAGCCTGCCGGCGCAATTGCGCCCGGAAGACCTGGCCAATATGCCGACGCTGACCACGCCCGGCGACACCGTCTGGGAATTCACCCGCGACGGCCAGACCGTATCGGTGCCGATCCGCCCGCGCATGCAGACCCACAACGCCGAGCTGCGCCTGCAGGGCGCGCTGGCGGGCCTGGGCATCGCGCGGCTGTCGGTAATCTATTGCGAGGCCGAGGTCGCACAGGGGCGGCTGGTGCGCGTGCTGCCCGACTATCCGCTGCCGCCGCTGCGCGTGTTCGCGCTGCTGCCGGACCGGCGCCTGCAGCCGCGCAAGGTGCGCGCCTTCATGGAAGCGATCGAATCGATGATGGTGTCGGAGCTGCCGCCCGAAGGGGATGCCGAGGCGGCGCGGGATGGCGGACTGGATGCCGCCGCGGACGGGCTGGCACCGGGAGAGGCCCGCACCGCGGGCTGA
- a CDS encoding YggT family protein — MFSEIALFLLDTVFTLFGMALLLRVWMQLTRLPTRNPVSQGVFQITDWLVRPLRRIIPGVGGIDWATILAAWLTAVVFLALVALISGIDLPGFVPAMLLTAVLYVLKWSISLVMWVTLLMAILSWVNPHSPITPAIDHLTAPVLRPIQRVVPRLGGFDVSPLVLFVIAQILLMVLARLGAGIIGLH, encoded by the coding sequence ATGTTCTCGGAAATCGCTCTCTTCCTGCTGGATACCGTCTTTACCCTGTTCGGCATGGCGCTGCTGCTGCGCGTCTGGATGCAGCTGACGCGGCTGCCCACGCGCAACCCGGTCTCGCAGGGCGTGTTCCAGATCACCGACTGGCTGGTGCGGCCGCTGCGCCGGATCATCCCGGGCGTGGGCGGCATCGACTGGGCCACGATCCTGGCCGCATGGCTGACCGCGGTGGTGTTTCTGGCTTTGGTCGCGCTGATCAGCGGAATCGACCTGCCCGGCTTCGTGCCCGCCATGCTGCTGACCGCCGTGCTCTATGTGCTGAAGTGGTCCATCAGCCTGGTGATGTGGGTCACGCTGCTGATGGCGATCCTGTCGTGGGTCAACCCGCATTCGCCGATCACGCCGGCCATCGACCACCTGACCGCGCCGGTGCTGCGCCCGATCCAGCGCGTGGTGCCGCGCCTGGGCGGTTTCGATGTCTCGCCGCTGGTGCTGTTCGTGATTGCGCAGATTCTGCTGATGGTCCTCGCCCGGCTGGGCGCTGGCATCATCGGCCTGCACTGA
- a CDS encoding MarR family winged helix-turn-helix transcriptional regulator: MPSKSASSPQPAPLTKADFEALSDFRYQLRRFLRFSEDAARGEGLTVQQYLLLLHIRGCADKDWASIGELAERLQAKQHGVVALVNRCEAAGLVKRRLNPEDRRVVQVHLTAKGERYLNRLAMLHRTELESLRGAFRVARITQFNDDGAERG, translated from the coding sequence ATGCCCAGCAAGTCCGCCTCGTCGCCGCAACCCGCCCCGCTTACCAAGGCCGACTTCGAGGCACTGTCCGACTTCCGCTACCAGCTGCGCCGCTTCCTGCGGTTCTCCGAAGACGCGGCGCGCGGGGAGGGGCTGACGGTGCAGCAATACCTGTTGCTGCTGCATATCCGCGGCTGCGCCGACAAGGACTGGGCCTCGATCGGCGAACTGGCCGAGCGCCTGCAGGCCAAGCAGCATGGCGTGGTGGCACTGGTCAATCGCTGCGAGGCCGCCGGGTTGGTCAAGCGGCGCCTCAATCCCGAAGATCGCCGTGTGGTGCAGGTGCACCTGACCGCCAAGGGCGAGCGCTACCTGAACCGGCTGGCGATGCTGCACCGTACGGAGCTGGAATCGCTGCGCGGCGCGTTCCGCGTGGCCCGCATCACGCAGTTCAACGACGACGGCGCGGAGCGCGGCTGA
- a CDS encoding glycine zipper 2TM domain-containing protein: MSIPFRSVVLAVLGAGALAGCATPYGYDNGYGAGYGGGYGGGYGNTGYGSGTTISGYPQQGYPQQGYPQQGYPQQAYPQSSYPQPSYQDGSYGNGYGNQAYGVRYGWVEGIEVVPGQPPSTSGAGAVVGGIVGGLLGHQVGGGRGNTVATIGGAVAGAVAGNEVEKRTGTSAPAYRVRVRTSDNGYLTLTQSNAYQMRIGDRVRIENGVAVPY; this comes from the coding sequence ATGTCCATCCCCTTTCGTTCGGTTGTGCTTGCGGTGCTTGGCGCCGGTGCGCTGGCCGGGTGTGCCACGCCGTACGGCTACGACAACGGCTATGGCGCGGGGTATGGCGGGGGCTACGGCGGCGGCTATGGCAACACCGGCTACGGCAGCGGCACCACCATCAGCGGTTACCCGCAGCAAGGCTATCCGCAACAGGGTTACCCGCAGCAAGGCTATCCGCAGCAGGCCTACCCGCAATCTTCGTATCCGCAGCCGTCGTACCAGGACGGCAGCTATGGCAACGGCTACGGCAACCAGGCCTACGGCGTGCGCTACGGCTGGGTCGAGGGCATCGAGGTGGTGCCGGGCCAGCCGCCGTCGACCAGCGGCGCGGGCGCGGTGGTGGGCGGCATCGTCGGCGGGCTGCTGGGCCACCAGGTGGGCGGCGGCCGCGGCAATACCGTGGCGACCATCGGCGGCGCCGTGGCGGGCGCGGTGGCCGGCAACGAGGTCGAGAAGCGCACCGGCACCAGTGCCCCGGCCTACCGCGTGCGCGTGCGAACCAGCGACAACGGCTACCTGACGCTGACCCAGTCCAACGCCTACCAGATGCGCATCGGCGACCGCGTCCGGATCGAGAACGGCGTGGCCGTGCCGTACTGA
- a CDS encoding acyl-CoA synthetase: protein MQSEQQRALRNTIPDAIARAVRRSPDKTAIRFGERSWTYRQLDDATARIAGALAQWGLRPGDRVAAFGKNSDAYVLLWLACLRGGLIHVPVNFSMTRAEAEYLVTQSGASAIFADPALADRVDGLPWKVRGTLHGGDGRTDILAAAADGPAVPVSEALADTTPAQILYTSGTTSAPKGAVLTHRALLAEYVSTIAACDIRASDYSLAALPLYHSAQMHVFLMPLLLCGGTTLIADSPEAGYCLRTIHAERITSFFAPPTVWIALLRHAEFDPARLGALTKAYYGASIMPVPVLLELQQKLPALRFYNCYGQSEIGPLATVLGPDEHAARPASAGRPVLNVETRIVDETLQDVPPGELGEIVHRSPQLLTHYWDKPEQTAEAFAGGWFHSGDLGYMDAEGYLYVVDRIKDVINSGGVLVSSREVEECLYTHGAVAEAAVFALPHPKWVEAVTACVVRKRGHEGATEGELIAHARQALAPFKVPKRIVFVADLPRNTAGKLLKRQLREDYAQLFGAD, encoded by the coding sequence ATGCAGTCCGAGCAGCAGCGCGCCCTGCGCAACACCATCCCCGACGCCATTGCCCGCGCGGTGCGGCGCAGTCCGGACAAAACCGCGATCCGTTTCGGCGAGCGGTCCTGGACCTACCGCCAGCTCGATGACGCCACCGCGCGCATCGCTGGCGCGCTGGCGCAGTGGGGCCTGCGTCCCGGCGACCGGGTTGCCGCCTTTGGCAAGAACTCCGACGCCTATGTGCTGTTGTGGCTGGCCTGCCTGCGCGGCGGCCTGATCCATGTACCGGTGAATTTCTCGATGACGCGCGCCGAGGCCGAGTACCTCGTCACGCAGTCGGGCGCCAGCGCGATCTTTGCGGATCCGGCGCTGGCCGACCGCGTCGACGGTCTGCCCTGGAAGGTCCGCGGTACCCTGCACGGCGGCGATGGTCGCACCGATATTCTCGCCGCTGCCGCCGACGGCCCCGCCGTGCCGGTGTCCGAAGCCCTTGCCGACACCACGCCCGCGCAGATCCTTTACACCTCCGGCACCACCTCCGCGCCCAAGGGGGCGGTGCTGACGCATCGCGCGCTGCTGGCCGAGTACGTCAGCACCATCGCCGCCTGCGATATCCGCGCGTCGGACTATTCGCTGGCCGCGCTGCCGCTGTACCACTCGGCGCAGATGCATGTGTTCCTGATGCCGCTGCTGCTGTGCGGCGGCACCACGCTGATCGCCGACAGCCCGGAAGCCGGCTATTGCCTGCGCACCATCCACGCCGAGCGCATCACCAGCTTCTTTGCGCCGCCGACGGTCTGGATCGCGCTGCTGCGCCATGCGGAATTCGATCCGGCCCGGCTGGGCGCGCTGACCAAGGCCTACTACGGCGCCTCGATCATGCCGGTGCCGGTGCTGCTGGAGCTGCAGCAGAAACTGCCGGCGCTGCGCTTCTACAACTGCTACGGGCAAAGCGAGATCGGGCCGCTGGCCACGGTGCTGGGCCCCGACGAGCACGCCGCGCGTCCGGCCTCGGCGGGGCGGCCGGTACTGAACGTCGAGACCCGCATCGTCGATGAAACCCTGCAGGACGTGCCGCCGGGCGAGCTGGGCGAGATCGTGCATCGCTCGCCGCAGTTGCTGACGCACTACTGGGACAAGCCGGAGCAGACCGCCGAAGCCTTCGCCGGCGGCTGGTTCCATTCGGGCGACCTCGGCTACATGGATGCCGAGGGCTACCTGTATGTGGTGGACCGGATCAAGGACGTGATCAACTCGGGCGGCGTGCTGGTGTCGAGCCGCGAAGTGGAAGAGTGCCTGTACACCCATGGCGCGGTGGCCGAGGCAGCGGTGTTTGCGCTGCCGCACCCGAAGTGGGTCGAGGCGGTGACGGCGTGCGTGGTGCGCAAGCGCGGCCACGAGGGCGCCACCGAGGGCGAACTGATCGCGCATGCGCGCCAGGCGCTGGCGCCGTTCAAGGTACCCAAGCGCATCGTGTTCGTCGCGGACCTGCCGCGCAATACCGCCGGCAAACTGCTCAAGCGCCAGCTGCGCGAGGATTACGCGCAGCTGTTCGGCGCGGACTGA
- a CDS encoding dienelactone hydrolase family protein: MTAIPDSQWIRVDTAAGSFDAYLSLPPAGVQPGAPGIVLLQEIFGVNEHIRAVADQYAADGYAVLAPDVFWRQAPRVQLGYEDDDMVRAMALRKAVDVSAALDDIAATVQVLRQHTGAGKVAAVGYCFGGLLSYLSAARGLVDAAVPFYGGGIQNQLQEAANIRVPVQFHYGALDAHIPSDAVQAVRDAMAGKPATEIHVYPQADHGFNCWARGSYHQPSAALAHGRALVFLSATL, encoded by the coding sequence ATGACAGCCATTCCCGACAGCCAGTGGATCCGCGTCGACACCGCCGCGGGCAGCTTCGATGCCTATTTGAGCCTGCCGCCGGCGGGCGTGCAGCCCGGCGCGCCGGGCATCGTGCTGCTGCAGGAGATCTTCGGCGTGAACGAGCATATCCGCGCGGTGGCCGACCAGTACGCCGCCGACGGCTATGCCGTGCTCGCGCCTGACGTGTTCTGGCGCCAGGCCCCGCGCGTGCAGCTGGGCTACGAGGACGACGACATGGTGCGCGCCATGGCCTTGCGCAAGGCCGTGGACGTGTCCGCCGCGCTTGACGACATCGCCGCCACGGTGCAGGTGCTGCGCCAGCATACCGGCGCCGGCAAGGTGGCCGCGGTGGGCTACTGCTTCGGCGGGCTGCTGTCGTATCTGAGCGCGGCACGCGGTCTGGTGGATGCGGCCGTGCCCTTCTACGGCGGCGGCATCCAGAACCAGCTGCAGGAAGCCGCCAACATCCGCGTGCCGGTGCAGTTCCACTACGGCGCGCTCGACGCGCATATCCCGTCCGACGCCGTGCAGGCCGTGCGCGATGCGATGGCCGGCAAACCCGCCACCGAGATCCACGTCTACCCGCAGGCCGACCACGGCTTCAACTGCTGGGCGCGCGGCTCCTACCACCAGCCCAGCGCCGCCCTGGCGCACGGCCGCGCGCTGGTGTTCCTGTCGGCAACGCTGTAG